The following coding sequences lie in one Paenibacillus durus ATCC 35681 genomic window:
- a CDS encoding S8 family serine peptidase: MRGQAEVVKDKKTTIALIDSGIDESSQIKAKIKYKYNLSEEKTIVDGHGHSTALIGMLDEFCGDSIELIIIKVLNDQCRCSSKTLLEALDMAIELKPDIINLSLGTDNLSLRREFEARCDQAFSKDIVLVTTTVETSDTLPFMIEKTVKVKSHENIIEANQLYLDKKSVFYTLGIPHIVPWKNGKYVFINRNSFVTPYFISKFVEFKNSHDLNNYSILREVRGNCVGFSQIQLKEIKVTEPIDQNLYNRVISIISQFIPNIEGIQSTFTQGLNINNCIDVLMKVEKTLGQKLPFAHFNLYDFTYVSNLSNKIKGFLV, from the coding sequence ATGCGAGGACAAGCTGAGGTTGTTAAAGATAAAAAAACTACGATAGCTCTTATTGATAGTGGAATAGATGAAAGTTCTCAAATAAAGGCCAAGATTAAATATAAGTACAATTTATCGGAAGAAAAAACGATTGTAGATGGTCATGGTCACTCTACAGCTTTAATAGGTATGTTAGATGAATTCTGTGGTGATTCCATAGAGTTGATAATCATTAAAGTTCTTAATGATCAATGCCGTTGTTCTTCAAAAACGCTTCTTGAAGCTCTTGATATGGCTATTGAATTAAAACCGGATATTATTAATCTAAGTTTAGGGACTGATAATTTATCGCTTAGGAGGGAATTTGAAGCTAGGTGTGATCAAGCCTTTTCAAAAGATATCGTTCTAGTTACAACAACAGTTGAAACTAGTGATACTCTGCCTTTTATGATTGAAAAAACAGTTAAAGTGAAGTCACATGAAAATATAATTGAAGCAAACCAGCTTTATTTAGATAAAAAATCAGTATTCTATACCTTAGGAATTCCGCATATTGTCCCCTGGAAAAATGGAAAGTATGTCTTTATTAATCGAAACAGTTTTGTGACACCTTATTTTATTAGTAAATTTGTAGAATTCAAAAACTCTCATGATTTGAATAATTATTCTATTTTGAGGGAAGTTAGGGGGAATTGCGTCGGATTTTCTCAAATTCAATTAAAAGAAATTAAAGTTACAGAACCAATTGATCAAAACTTATACAATAGAGTGATTTCAATAATTAGCCAATTTATTCCAAACATTGAGGGTATCCAATCAACATTTACACAAGGTCTGAACATTAACAACTGTATAGATGTTCTGATGAAAGTAGAAAAAACTTTGGGACAAAAGTTACCTTTTGCACATTTTAATTTGTATGATTTTACATATGTATCTAATCTATCGAATAAAATAAAAGGATTTCTAGTTTGA
- a CDS encoding radical SAM/SPASM domain-containing protein: MIIHVFVTNDCNLSCDYCYVSGLREKLYFNTEYVDSLIIFINRALSLNKSESLTVNFFGGEPLLNKALVEEIITALERIKIEKYFMMTTNGTLLTSKNIDFLAEHNFILSVSIDGTPENHNKHRIYANGKPSWGMIESNLTYLLENIPGTTARITYSSDNVADLYKNVLFAEGLGFKEIKPIPNFFDEDWNDQHFSTLKEQFRQLERFAKEKKDINLSIMNKKLKVQGDCSGGVSSFSINANGDIYPCNYVVGEEAFCLGNISNGAKYELHTFPTDHSQREDCKGCSYFKSCTSSRCIFVNYKMTGEMYKPSGFFCAYERLESSYVYQS, translated from the coding sequence ATGATTATACATGTTTTTGTTACTAACGATTGCAATCTAAGTTGCGATTACTGTTATGTTTCTGGACTGAGAGAGAAATTATACTTCAATACAGAATATGTAGATTCACTTATTATTTTTATCAATAGAGCGTTAAGCCTTAATAAATCAGAAAGTTTGACGGTTAATTTTTTTGGTGGAGAACCTCTTCTTAATAAGGCGTTAGTTGAAGAGATTATTACAGCGTTAGAGAGAATTAAAATCGAAAAGTACTTTATGATGACTACTAATGGGACCCTTTTAACATCCAAAAACATTGACTTTTTAGCTGAGCATAATTTTATTTTATCAGTTAGCATTGATGGAACTCCAGAAAATCATAATAAACATCGTATATATGCAAACGGTAAACCATCGTGGGGAATGATAGAATCTAATTTAACTTATTTACTGGAAAATATTCCCGGAACAACAGCGAGGATAACCTATAGTTCAGATAATGTCGCAGATCTATATAAAAATGTTCTGTTTGCTGAAGGGCTTGGTTTTAAAGAAATAAAACCGATACCCAATTTTTTTGATGAGGATTGGAACGATCAGCACTTTTCAACCCTTAAAGAACAGTTTAGACAACTTGAAAGATTCGCAAAAGAAAAAAAAGATATTAATTTGTCAATAATGAACAAAAAATTAAAAGTTCAGGGTGATTGTAGCGGAGGAGTAAGCAGCTTTTCGATCAATGCAAATGGAGATATATATCCTTGCAACTATGTTGTAGGGGAAGAAGCATTCTGTCTAGGGAATATAAGTAATGGTGCTAAATATGAGTTACATACTTTTCCTACTGACCATAGTCAACGGGAAGATTGCAAAGGGTGTTCATATTTCAAGTCTTGTACAAGTTCGAGATGCATATTTGTGAATTATAAAATGACTGGTGAGATGTACAAGCCGAGTGGATTTTTTTGTGCTTATGAACGTTTAGAGAGTTCATATGTTTATCAAAGTTGA
- a CDS encoding radical SAM/SPASM domain-containing protein → MITSNVLKFNTNFRLLKNNNEVILGNVINGLWIKCPDYVYDFLNDCISKQYNANEILEKCQDHETQEYMMNLLRKLQEIEITDYSTESLKSSSEIKSVSIEITTGCNLRCTHCCVGCGDILREDMDIADIKNIINWCEIHNVSSLVFTGGEIFLRKDIWDILSYARSNYTGIIEIMTNGTLLKQDKVPVLKSLVDYVSISLDGYNEHSVTLVRGPGVFEKVMTTIKNLQKEGITNISLSMVLTKHNISHANEFKELCLSLDVKSAIRAFSPEGRGEENYEMLSPPIKINAMDILTANEKDQLQNTANFKCVCDLDSKILISCDGEVYPCFLTKRGNKSLGNITDLLEGKLEKLYLLPIVDAMQPCASCNVRYFCASPCPGHDRSIFSVEDYRNEVCTQMKPYYTKVVW, encoded by the coding sequence ATGATTACATCTAATGTTCTGAAATTTAATACTAATTTTAGATTACTAAAAAATAATAATGAAGTAATCTTAGGAAATGTTATCAATGGTCTTTGGATTAAATGCCCTGATTATGTTTATGATTTTTTAAATGATTGTATTTCTAAACAGTATAATGCAAATGAGATATTAGAAAAGTGTCAGGATCATGAAACGCAAGAATACATGATGAACTTACTCCGAAAACTACAGGAGATCGAGATTACTGACTATTCTACAGAGTCATTAAAAAGTTCATCAGAAATAAAGAGTGTGAGTATAGAAATCACAACAGGGTGCAACTTGCGATGTACCCATTGTTGTGTAGGTTGCGGGGATATTCTAAGAGAAGATATGGATATAGCAGATATAAAAAATATTATTAATTGGTGTGAAATTCATAATGTCTCCAGTCTTGTTTTTACCGGAGGAGAAATATTCCTAAGAAAAGATATATGGGATATTTTAAGTTACGCTCGTTCTAATTACACTGGCATTATTGAGATAATGACTAATGGCACACTTCTCAAACAGGATAAGGTTCCGGTACTCAAAAGTTTGGTGGACTATGTCTCGATTAGTCTTGATGGATATAACGAACACAGCGTGACTCTTGTTCGCGGTCCGGGAGTTTTTGAGAAAGTGATGACTACAATTAAGAATTTACAAAAAGAGGGGATTACGAATATTAGCCTTTCAATGGTTTTAACAAAGCATAATATTTCTCATGCAAATGAGTTTAAAGAACTGTGCTTATCATTAGATGTTAAATCTGCTATACGGGCATTCAGTCCTGAAGGGAGAGGTGAAGAAAATTATGAAATGCTTAGTCCTCCCATAAAAATAAATGCCATGGATATTCTCACAGCAAATGAAAAAGATCAACTGCAGAATACAGCCAACTTTAAATGTGTTTGTGATTTAGATTCCAAAATTCTAATTTCTTGTGATGGGGAAGTCTACCCTTGTTTTCTGACTAAAAGAGGAAATAAGTCTTTAGGGAACATTACTGATTTACTTGAAGGCAAATTAGAAAAGCTATATCTTTTACCTATAGTTGATGCCATGCAACCATGCGCTTCCTGTAATGTGAGATATTTTTGTGCTTCCCCATGCCCTGGTCATGACCGCAGCATCTTCTCGGTTGAAGATTATCGAAATGAGGTTTGTACTCAAATGAAACCTTATTATACTAAGGTTGTCTGGTAA